The genomic DNA GGCCTGGATCGGCGTCGGGGAATGGGAGGAGGCGCTGGCCCCCTGGGAAAGCGCCCTGCCGGACCATGAGGCCACCGCCCGCCGCCGCGCCTCCCGCGCGATGGTGGGGAATGCGCGGGACATGGCGGAAACCATGGCCCGGCGCTTCGGCCCGGCCGCGCGGGTGGAGTTCGAGTGCCTGCCGCGCGAGACGCATATCTCCGCCGTCCCGGTGGCGCTGAGCCATGGGCTGCGCTTCCTGCTGGGGCCGGAAGGCTTCGGCGGACCGGACTGAGGGTAGCCGTTCCCGCACCGGTGGCTGCCCCCGGGGAGTGCAGGGCCTTTCCCCCCCGGGGACGGCGCAACGTCGGACGGTGAGGCGCAACCGGCCTCAGAGCTGCGGCTCGATCTTCCGCTCGCGGATCACCTTGGCCCAGACAGCGGTTTCCGTGCGGATGCGGGTGGCGAAATCCGCCATGGATTCATCGGAAAGGCTGAGGCCCTGGGCGGCGAGCGCGGTGCTCGTCCGCGGCTCGTGCAGGATGCGCGCGACCGTGCCGTGGATCTCCTCCGCCAGGGCGGCCGGCACGGCGCGCGGGGCCAGAAGCCCGTACCAGGAGGTGATGTCGAAGCCCTCCACGCCCAACTCGCCCAGCGTCGGGATATCCGGCATCACCGGGGTGCGCTGCGCCGTGGTGAGGGCCAGGGCACGGAGCTGGCCGTCGCGCACCGCCTCCAGCACCGCCGGCAGGTTGGTGAAGAGAAGCTGCACCTGCCCCGACATCACATCCGTCGCCGCCTGGCTGGAGCCCTTGTAGGGCACGTGCAGCATGGGAATGCCGGTCCTCTGCGCCAGCAACTCGCCCGCCAGGTGAAGCTGGCTGCCGAAGCCCGGGCTGGCATAGGTCACGCCATCCTTCTGCGTCTTCGCATAGGTGAGCAGATCCTGGAGGTTGCGCACCGGCAGGCGCGGGTCGCAGACGATGACGTTCGGCGCCGTGGCCAGCAGGTTCAGCGGCAGGAAATCCCGCTCCACGTCGAAGGGCAGGTCGCGCATCAGCGTGGGGTTGATGGTCAGGTTGCCCGCCGGCACCAGCAGCAGCGTGTGCCCGTCGGGCGCCGCGCGGCGCACCGCGTCGATGCCGATATTGCCCTGCGCGCCCACGCGGTTGTCCACCACCGTGTTCTGGCCGCTGCCCGCCTGCAGCCCCTGCGCCACGACGCGCGCCAGCACGTCCACCGGGCCGCCGGGGGTGAAGGGCGCGACGATGGTGACCTGGCGCGTGGGCCAGGAGGCGGCGCGGGCCGGGCGCAGCCCCGTGGCAGCGAGGGCGGCGGTGGCGCCGAGCAATGCGCGGCGGCCTGGGACGCGGTGGAACATGGGAGACTCCCGTGCAGGATCGTTGTTGGGACGTGTGACCGGCGTTCCGGCCCGCTTGCCGCGGGGTTCCTTCTGGCCGGACCGGAAGCGGGGGTTAACGGCCCCGCCCCCGGCTTTCCGGGCCCTGGCCGACGAGCCCCGGCCGGGGCTCGTCGGGGATGGCGCGGCGGCGTCAGCCACCCGCCTTGCGGGGCCGGGGCGCGGCGTCCGTTGGCGCATGGCCCAGGGCCCGGGAAATGGCGGCGGCGCTGGCCGCGACCTCCTGCGCCAGGGGGCCGCGCAGCTCCGCCTCCGTCACCAGCAGCGCGACGGTGGAGATGTTGATCGCCGCCACCACGCGGCCCGAGACGTCGCGGACCGGCGCCGCGATGCTCGTCACCCCGGCCTCGTAGCCCGCGACATTGGTGACGGTGCCGGAGGCGCGGTCGAGCCGTGCCTGCTTCAGCAGCGCGGGTGGGGTGGTCGGCGTGCGGCCGCTATAGGATTCCAGCCTGGCGTCGCGGTACAGCGCCTCGATCGCCGCATCCTCCAGCCCCGCCAGCAGCACCCGCCCCATGCCGGTGGCATGCGCCGGCAGGCGCGAGCCGACCTGCACCACCGAGGACACGGCGCGCCGCGTCGGCATCCGCATCAGATAGACGACGTCGCGCCCCTCCAGCACGCCCAGATGGGCGGACCACTGCGTGCGGTCGCGCAGCGCCTCCAGATGCGGCGCGGCGACCTCCAGCAGATCGCGCGAGGCGATGTAGCCATAGCCCAGCCGCAGCACGGCCGGCCCCAGCGCGTAGGTGCGCGTCTGCGGGTCGTGCACCAGGAAGCCAAGCTGGTCGAGCGTATAGACCAGCCGGTAGGCGGCGGAGCGGGTGATGCCCAGCGCCGCGCCGATCTCCACCAGCGTCATGCGGCGCCGTTCGGGCGTGAAGGCCTGCAGCGCCTGCAGCCCGCGCACCAGGCCGGGCACGAGATAGCGGTCATCCGCCTCTCCGCCCGCCGCCACCGGGGGCGCCTCCGCACAGGAAATTTGTTTACCCATAAAACAATGTATAGCAGGCAAACAGAATCCTGACTACACCGGTTTCCGGACGGCACGGCCGCACCCGCAAGGAAGGAGTTCCGGATGAACGTCATCGCCCCGCCCGCCGCGGTCTCGCTGGAAGCGGACCTGCAGCGCCATATCGGCCGCCACGCGCAGAAGGCCTTCGACTGGGACGCCTTCCCCTCCAACCGCGGCTTCCCGGAACTCTCCCGCGCGCAGATGCGCTATATCGGCGCCGGCGGCTCGCCCAAGGTCGGCGACACCTCCACCATGAAGGCCGACAACTTCACGCTGAGCCTGATCCACAAGGAGCCGGGCAAGTACGCGGCCTGCCACGCGCATGAGATCGAGGAGAGCTTCCTCATCATCGACGGCGTGCTGACCGTGGGCTGGGAGCAGGACGGGCAGGTGGTCGAGGTCAAGCTCGGCCCGAAGGACATGATCCTGAACGCCCGCGACGTGCCGCATGGCTTCCGCAACGAGGGCGTGAAGCCCGTGCTGATGAGCATCAGCGTGGATGTCGGCAAGCCGCAGCCGCCGCGCTATGTCTATCATCCCAAGGACACCGACGCCGCGCTCGCCCGCGCTTTCGGCGCCAAGCCGGGCCAGACGGAGATGCTGTCCACCGAGGGCACGCACCCGCTGCAGCAGCTCATGGCGCACCATGTCATCCGCTTCACCCAGCAGCCGGTGATCGCGGAGAAGGCCGGCTTCTTCCGCAAGATCTATGTCGGCGAGGGCGGCGTGCAGTCCACCACCGCGCGCAAGGAGATGCTGGGCATCCCCCGTGGCGTCGGCGTGAAGCCCTATGTGCGCGATGTCGAGGACGCCTATCTCGTGCTCGAAGGCTGCGTCACCGTTGGCTGGGTCGGCGATGACGGCAAGGTCGTGGAATCGAAGCTCGGCCCGCTCGACGTGGTGAAGACCCCCGCCGGCCGGCCGCACTACTTCCGCAACGACGACTTCAGCGACGCCACCGTCTTCCTGGTGGTGGGCGATTCCGGCAAGGAAACCATCGCCTACGAAGCCGCCTGAGCCACGCGGCACCGTTTCCGCCGGGAGGAGGCCACGGGCTTCCTCCCGGTTTTCGTTTGTGGGCCCCACGGGTGGCTGGTGCCGCCGGGGGAGCAAGAATGGCCCGGAGGAACCGCCCCGGCACTCGCGCCACAGGCGGTGGCATGCCCACTGCCCATCAGGGCGTGAAAAATCTAGCCTTCGAATGTGAAATTTTGTGCTTTTCTCGCTTAACAGCGTTGGAAACGGGTCTATAACCGCCACCACGCGCAAGCGAGCGAACAGAAATTCACATCGGAGGACCGATGAGCAGCGACAACCGGTATCGGGTCTGTGTGGTCGGCCTCGGCTCCATGGGCATGGGCGCGGCGCGCTCCTGCCTCGCCGCAGGGCTGGCGACCTATGGCGCGGATCTGAACCCGGCGGCCTGCCAGGCGCTGACCGAGGCCGGTGCCGTGGCGGCGGGGCCGGATGCCGCCGCCTTCGCCGGGGAGCTGGATGCCGTGCTGCTGCTGGTGGTGAACGCCGCGCAGTGCCGCGCCGTGCTGCTGGGCGAGAACGGGCTGGCGCGGAAGCTGCGCCCCGGCACCGGCGTCATGGTCTCCGCCACCATCTCCGCCGCCGATTCCCGTGCCCTGGCCACGGAGCTGGAGGCGATGGGCCTGCTGATGCTGGACGCGCCGGTCTCCGGCGGCGCCGCCAAGGCCGCGGCGGGGCAGATGACGGTGATGGCCTCCGGGCCGAAGCAGGCCTTCGACCGGCTGCGCCCCGTGCTCGATGCGGTGGCGGGCAAGGTCTATGAGATCGGCGACGAGATCGGCCTGGGCGCCACGGTGAAGATCATCCACCAGCTCCTCGCCGGCGTGCATATCGCGGCGGGGGCCGAGGCGATGGCGCTGGCGGCCAAGGCGGGCATCCCCCTCGGCACGATGTACGAGGTGGTGACCAACGCCGCCGGCAACAGCTGGATGTTCGAGAACCGGATGAAGCATGTGGTCGATGGCGACTACACGCCGCATTCCGCCGTGGACATCTTCGTGAAGGACCTGCGGCTGGTGACGGAAACGGCGCTGTCGCTGGGCTTCCCGCTGCCGCTGGCCAGCACCGCCTACACAATGTTCGCCAATGCCAGCAACGCGGGCCATGGCCGCGAGGACGACGCGGCGGTGATCAAGACCTTCGCCGGCATCGAGCTGCCGGGCGTGGCGGGGAAGACCAAGTGATGCGCTCCATGCGTCTGGGCGTGATCGCCGACGACTTCACCGGCGCGACCGACATCGCCGGCTTCCTGGTGGCCAACGGGCTCCGCACCGTGCAGCTCAACGGCGTGCCGCCGGAGGATCTTGCGGTCGAGGCCGATGCCGTGGTCATCAGCCTGAAGACCCGCTCCTGCCCGGTGGAGGAGGCGGTGTCGCAGAGCCTCGCCTCGCTGAAGTGGTTGCAGGCGCGCGGCTGCCCGCAGTTCTTCTTCAAGTACTGCTCCACCTTCGATAGCACGCCCAAGGGCAATATCGGCCCGGTGACGGATGCGCTGCTCGATGCGCTGGGGGAGGATTTCACGGTGATCTGCCCGGTCCTGCCGGTGAACGGGCGCACCATCTACAACGGCTATCTCTTCGTGAACGGCGTGCCGCTGGAGGAATCCGGCATGCGGCACCATCCGGTCACGCCGATGACCGACAGCAACCTGATGCGGCTGATGGACGCGCAGTCGCGCGGCAAGACCGGCAACGTGCCCAGTTCCGTCATGGACCAGGGGGCCGATGCCGTGCGCGCGGCGCTGGCCGCGCTGCGGGCCAAGGGCTTCCGCTACGCCGTGCTGGACGCGCTGAGCGACGCGCATCTGGTGGTGATGGGCCAGGCCGTGGCGGAGATGAAGCTGGTCACCGGCGGCTCCGGCCTCGCCGACGGCATGGCGCGGGCCTGGAAGACGGAAGGCGACGCCGCCAGCGCCGCCGCCGAGGGCCGCCCAGCCAGGGGCCGCGCCATCGTGCTCTCCGGCTCCTGCTCGCAGATGACCAATGCCCAGGTGGCCGCCTATCGCGCCGCCGCGCCGTCGCTCTTCGTCGAGGTGGAGCGCAGCCTGGGCGATGCCGCGGCCTATGCGCAGGAGCTGGCGGACTGGGTGCTGGCGCAGCCGGGGGGCGAGTGGGCCCCGCTGGTCTATGCCACCACCGAGCCGGCGCGGCTGAAGGAGATCCAGGCCCGCTTCGGCGCCGCCGAGGCGAGCGAGGCGGTGGAGCGCGTCTTCGGCGCCCTGGCGCAGAAGCTGGAGGCGGCGGGCTTCGACCAGTTCATCGTCGCGGGCGGCGAGACCTCGGGCATCGTCACCCAGTCGCTGGGCATCGGCGGCTTCCATATCGGCCCGCAGATCGCGCCGGGCGTGCCCTGGGTGAAGGCGGTGGAGAAGCCGCTGTCCCTGGCGCTGAAGTCGGGGAATTTCGGAGGCGAGCGCTTCTTCTTCGAAGCACAGGACCTGGCGGCCTGAGGGCCAGGGCGAGGAGCCAGGGTAAGGAGACGGACGACATGCCGCGTTTTGCTGCCAATCTCTCGATGATGTTCACCGAGCTTCCCTTCCTCGACCGCTTCGCCGCGGCTGCCGAGGCGGGATTCCAGGCGGTGGAGTTCCTCTTCCCCTACGAGCACCCGCCGGAGGTTGTGGCGGAGAAGCTGAAGGCCGCCGGGCTGACCCAGGCGCTGTTCAACATGCCGCCGGGCGACTGGGCGAATGGCGAGCGCGGCATGGCCGCCATCCCGGGGCGCGAGCAGGAATTCCGCGACAGCGTCGCCATCGCGCTGCGCTATGCCAAGGCGCTGGGCTGCCGGACGCTGCACGGCATGTCCGGCATCACCGCAGGCATGGACCGTATGGCCTGCGAGAATGCCTTCGTCGAGAACTTCCGCTACGCCGCCGACATGCTGGCGCCGGAAGGGATCACCCTGCTGGTCGAGCCGATCAACAGCCGCAACATGCCCGGCTACTTCATCGCGCATCAGCTGGAGGCGGTGGCGCTGGTGGAGCGCGTCGGGCGGCCGAACGTCTCCGTGCAGTTCGACCTGTACCATGCGCAGATCATGGACGGCGACCTGACGAAGCTGATCGAGAAGATGGACGGCAAGTTCGCCCATGTGCAGATCGCCTCGGTGCCCGAGCGGCACGAGCCGGACGAGGGCGAGCTGAACTACCCGCACCTCTTCGCCGTGCTGGACCGCGTCGGCTACCAGGGCTGGGTGGGCTGCGAGTACAACCCGCGCGGCGAGACCACCGCCGGGCTGGGCTGGTTCGCCCCCTACAAGACGCCCGCCTCCGGGGCGCGCTGAGGCCGGCATGATCCCCGCCGAGCGTCAGAAGCTGATCCTCGCCCGCCTCGCCGAGCGTGGCGTGCTGAGCATCAGCGAGCTGACCGAGCTGCTGGACGTCTCGCACATGACCGTGCGGCGCGACATCCAGCAGCTGGAGCGGGAAGGCCAGGTGATGTCGGTGGCGGGCGGTATCCGCCTGCCGGAACGCATCTCCTTCGAGCCGTCGCATGTCAGCAAGGCGGTGATGGCCCATGCCGCCAAGGTGGCCATCGGCCGCATGGCGCTGGACTTCGTCCCGCGCGGCGGCATCCTCTACCTCGATGCCGGTACCACGACGCTGGAGATCGCCCGCGGCCTCGCCGGGCGCAGCGACATCGCCGTGGTGACCAACGACTTCGTCATCGCCGCCTTCCTGATGCGGGAGGCGGATTGCCGCCTCTACCACACCGGCGGGCAGGTGGAGCGCGAGAACCAGTCCTGTGTCGGCGACCCCGCCGCGGAGGCGATCCGCCGCTTCAACTTCGACCTCGCCTTCATCTCGACCTCCTCCTTCGGCCTGCGCGGCGTTTCCACGCCGTCGGAGAACAAGGTGGCGGTCAAGCGGGCGGTGGCGCAGAGCGCCTCCCGCAGCATCCTGGTGACGGACAGCAGCAAG from Roseomonas gilardii includes the following:
- a CDS encoding Bug family tripartite tricarboxylate transporter substrate binding protein, yielding MFHRVPGRRALLGATAALAATGLRPARAASWPTRQVTIVAPFTPGGPVDVLARVVAQGLQAGSGQNTVVDNRVGAQGNIGIDAVRRAAPDGHTLLLVPAGNLTINPTLMRDLPFDVERDFLPLNLLATAPNVIVCDPRLPVRNLQDLLTYAKTQKDGVTYASPGFGSQLHLAGELLAQRTGIPMLHVPYKGSSQAATDVMSGQVQLLFTNLPAVLEAVRDGQLRALALTTAQRTPVMPDIPTLGELGVEGFDITSWYGLLAPRAVPAALAEEIHGTVARILHEPRTSTALAAQGLSLSDESMADFATRIRTETAVWAKVIRERKIEPQL
- a CDS encoding IclR family transcriptional regulator; protein product: MAAGGEADDRYLVPGLVRGLQALQAFTPERRRMTLVEIGAALGITRSAAYRLVYTLDQLGFLVHDPQTRTYALGPAVLRLGYGYIASRDLLEVAAPHLEALRDRTQWSAHLGVLEGRDVVYLMRMPTRRAVSSVVQVGSRLPAHATGMGRVLLAGLEDAAIEALYRDARLESYSGRTPTTPPALLKQARLDRASGTVTNVAGYEAGVTSIAAPVRDVSGRVVAAINISTVALLVTEAELRGPLAQEVAASAAAISRALGHAPTDAAPRPRKAGG
- a CDS encoding cupin domain-containing protein, which codes for MNVIAPPAAVSLEADLQRHIGRHAQKAFDWDAFPSNRGFPELSRAQMRYIGAGGSPKVGDTSTMKADNFTLSLIHKEPGKYAACHAHEIEESFLIIDGVLTVGWEQDGQVVEVKLGPKDMILNARDVPHGFRNEGVKPVLMSISVDVGKPQPPRYVYHPKDTDAALARAFGAKPGQTEMLSTEGTHPLQQLMAHHVIRFTQQPVIAEKAGFFRKIYVGEGGVQSTTARKEMLGIPRGVGVKPYVRDVEDAYLVLEGCVTVGWVGDDGKVVESKLGPLDVVKTPAGRPHYFRNDDFSDATVFLVVGDSGKETIAYEAA
- the ltnD gene encoding L-threonate dehydrogenase, which codes for MSSDNRYRVCVVGLGSMGMGAARSCLAAGLATYGADLNPAACQALTEAGAVAAGPDAAAFAGELDAVLLLVVNAAQCRAVLLGENGLARKLRPGTGVMVSATISAADSRALATELEAMGLLMLDAPVSGGAAKAAAGQMTVMASGPKQAFDRLRPVLDAVAGKVYEIGDEIGLGATVKIIHQLLAGVHIAAGAEAMALAAKAGIPLGTMYEVVTNAAGNSWMFENRMKHVVDGDYTPHSAVDIFVKDLRLVTETALSLGFPLPLASTAYTMFANASNAGHGREDDAAVIKTFAGIELPGVAGKTK
- the otnI gene encoding 2-oxo-tetronate isomerase gives rise to the protein MPRFAANLSMMFTELPFLDRFAAAAEAGFQAVEFLFPYEHPPEVVAEKLKAAGLTQALFNMPPGDWANGERGMAAIPGREQEFRDSVAIALRYAKALGCRTLHGMSGITAGMDRMACENAFVENFRYAADMLAPEGITLLVEPINSRNMPGYFIAHQLEAVALVERVGRPNVSVQFDLYHAQIMDGDLTKLIEKMDGKFAHVQIASVPERHEPDEGELNYPHLFAVLDRVGYQGWVGCEYNPRGETTAGLGWFAPYKTPASGAR
- a CDS encoding DeoR/GlpR family DNA-binding transcription regulator, whose translation is MIPAERQKLILARLAERGVLSISELTELLDVSHMTVRRDIQQLEREGQVMSVAGGIRLPERISFEPSHVSKAVMAHAAKVAIGRMALDFVPRGGILYLDAGTTTLEIARGLAGRSDIAVVTNDFVIAAFLMREADCRLYHTGGQVERENQSCVGDPAAEAIRRFNFDLAFISTSSFGLRGVSTPSENKVAVKRAVAQSASRSILVTDSSKYGRIGTFNALPLEALSAIVTDSNLPEDVRDAIIRRGLALHIAVPGTEG